Proteins encoded together in one Marinobacter salsuginis window:
- a CDS encoding response regulator transcription factor yields MSKQQAWLLIDDDDAFLQVLQRSLARQGIEAQLAHGHQEAKNALLNGTFHRCVLDLNLAGESGLQLLPELLDLHPDLEILVLTGYGSIATAVEAMRRGAVNYLCKPVTVNQLLAGFEPIDAPPDLRAEPPSVEEMEWEHIQRVLNENEGNVSATARALNMHRRTLQRKLQKHSRWR; encoded by the coding sequence GTGAGCAAACAACAGGCTTGGCTACTGATTGATGACGACGACGCTTTTTTGCAAGTGCTTCAGCGTTCACTTGCCCGCCAGGGTATTGAGGCCCAGCTTGCCCACGGGCACCAGGAGGCAAAAAACGCTCTGCTGAACGGAACGTTTCACCGCTGCGTTCTGGATCTGAACCTGGCCGGTGAGAGCGGACTGCAACTGCTACCGGAATTGCTGGACCTGCATCCGGATCTCGAAATACTGGTGCTCACCGGTTACGGCAGTATCGCCACGGCGGTCGAGGCCATGCGCCGGGGCGCGGTGAACTATCTGTGCAAACCTGTAACGGTCAACCAGTTGCTGGCCGGATTCGAGCCGATCGATGCACCACCCGATCTCCGGGCGGAGCCGCCTTCAGTCGAGGAAATGGAGTGGGAGCATATCCAGCGGGTTCTCAACGAGAACGAGGGCAACGTCTCTGCCACGGCCCGGGCTCTGAACATGCACCGCCGCACCCTGCAACGCAAACTCCAGAAACACTCGCGCTGGCGCTGA
- a CDS encoding TonB-dependent receptor domain-containing protein: MATVIGARFIGLCAAGLVSLPAGVMAQEISPELPVIRVTEGQSNEEASSQLAPEPVERLSANPSVSLSRMGGRGLEPVIRGQSQERVDVLLDGVRVEGACPNRMDPPTSRLSSALAPLLEVRTSNQTLRWGPISGGQVVATTVAPVFDGSGATGHLTVGGTDNGNGKLVNGSVAVGSDSAWLRLAGGYDEADDYEDGDGNEVRSAYKNSEARLDAAWKADNGFFIKGLVSRQEERDVKYAGSGMDAPKTDTDIMRLELGSPVANGNWNLLAWQADVDHIMDNFSLRESMMKMLTDSETETRGLRLTLDQSPDARTDWAIGADIETNNWYAERFGGANLDVLTSVLWPDVDRDRFGLFAERFYRVTPELKLGGGVRYDRVEMSAAAADDVFGSGMMAMSAADAYESIYGTTNTDVADDNFSGFVSSDWRFSSVQSMVVTASHSVRSPGVTERYIASWNNMDPSRRWVGNPALDPETHRKLELAMPGRSNGWNWRPAVWVDQVNDFVLRTRNADQVSVYRNIDARLMGVEAQLGWSNGTWNTNSSLASVRGENRDDNQPLPQIPPVQFVQTLGWQRMGHALELEWVLARRQDRVDLESGQDPGTSPGYGVLNLSGSHPLADYLSVTWAVDNLFDNTWAPHVSRANTDPFNPEAVRVNEPGRTLRAALTARW; the protein is encoded by the coding sequence ATGGCGACGGTAATTGGAGCGCGTTTTATCGGATTGTGTGCTGCGGGATTGGTTTCACTGCCCGCCGGGGTGATGGCCCAGGAGATTTCACCCGAGCTACCCGTGATCCGGGTGACCGAAGGGCAAAGCAATGAAGAAGCGTCGAGCCAGTTGGCTCCAGAACCGGTCGAACGTTTGTCTGCCAATCCCTCAGTGTCTCTTTCCCGAATGGGTGGACGCGGGCTGGAGCCGGTTATCCGGGGCCAGAGTCAGGAGCGGGTGGATGTGCTTCTGGACGGCGTTCGCGTTGAAGGCGCCTGCCCGAATCGCATGGACCCGCCCACCAGTCGTCTGAGTTCGGCGCTGGCGCCCTTGCTGGAAGTGCGCACCAGTAACCAGACCCTGCGCTGGGGCCCTATTTCCGGCGGCCAGGTGGTTGCGACCACGGTCGCGCCCGTGTTTGACGGTTCAGGCGCGACGGGTCATCTCACCGTGGGTGGCACAGACAACGGCAATGGCAAGCTGGTCAATGGCAGTGTCGCAGTGGGTAGCGACAGTGCCTGGCTTCGCCTCGCAGGGGGATACGACGAGGCGGACGATTACGAGGACGGCGACGGCAACGAGGTCCGCAGCGCCTACAAGAACTCCGAGGCTCGCCTGGATGCGGCGTGGAAGGCGGATAATGGTTTCTTCATCAAGGGTCTGGTGAGCCGGCAGGAAGAGCGGGATGTCAAATACGCCGGCTCCGGCATGGATGCGCCGAAAACCGATACCGACATCATGCGCCTGGAGCTTGGTTCTCCGGTGGCGAACGGCAACTGGAACCTGCTGGCCTGGCAGGCGGATGTCGACCACATCATGGATAACTTCAGTCTCCGTGAATCCATGATGAAAATGCTGACGGATTCCGAGACCGAAACCCGGGGCTTGCGCCTGACCCTGGATCAGAGCCCGGATGCCCGAACAGACTGGGCCATTGGCGCCGATATTGAGACCAATAACTGGTACGCCGAACGGTTCGGCGGAGCCAATCTTGATGTGCTCACCTCCGTACTCTGGCCCGACGTGGATCGAGACCGCTTCGGCCTCTTTGCCGAGCGCTTCTACCGGGTAACTCCCGAATTGAAGCTTGGCGGTGGCGTGCGGTACGACCGCGTGGAAATGTCTGCAGCGGCAGCCGATGATGTGTTCGGCAGTGGCATGATGGCCATGTCCGCGGCCGACGCCTACGAGTCGATCTACGGCACCACGAACACCGATGTTGCCGATGATAATTTCAGCGGTTTTGTCAGCAGCGATTGGCGATTCTCTTCGGTCCAGTCGATGGTGGTTACGGCCAGCCACAGCGTCCGCAGCCCGGGCGTGACGGAGCGTTACATTGCCAGCTGGAACAACATGGACCCGTCCAGGCGCTGGGTGGGCAACCCTGCACTGGACCCTGAGACCCACCGCAAGCTGGAACTCGCGATGCCCGGCCGGAGTAACGGCTGGAACTGGCGCCCGGCCGTGTGGGTGGATCAGGTGAATGATTTTGTCCTGCGTACTCGTAATGCTGACCAGGTCAGCGTCTACCGCAATATTGATGCGCGCCTGATGGGCGTTGAAGCACAGCTTGGGTGGAGCAATGGCACCTGGAACACCAACAGCAGCCTGGCATCGGTTCGGGGTGAAAATCGCGACGATAACCAACCGCTGCCGCAGATTCCGCCGGTGCAGTTTGTTCAGACCCTCGGCTGGCAGCGCATGGGCCATGCCCTTGAACTGGAGTGGGTGCTGGCCCGCCGCCAGGATCGCGTGGATCTGGAATCCGGTCAGGATCCCGGCACGTCACCGGGTTATGGCGTGCTGAACCTGTCCGGCAGTCACCCTCTTGCAGACTATCTGAGTGTCACCTGGGCCGTGGATAACCTGTTCGACAATACCTGGGCACCTCACGTCAGTCGGGCCAACACTGATCCATTTAATCCCGAAGCCGTAAGAGTAAATGAGCCTGGCCGGACCCTGCGTGCCGCACTGACAGCCAGGTGGTAA
- a CDS encoding diguanylate cyclase → MASRSGNGQQTALSARFFQKLASGVPGVLFVYWVSSEGDSHRCPFISEHVQSLFGIDPADLSDNADAIFAMIHPEDVDAVMASIRASADRLNTWSYRARLRLEHGGYEWFEVNAEPERQPDGGTLWYGQFHNIQHYKNLEQSLRESEAEFSFQAGFQRLIARLSTEFINLGFGTIDQCIDELLRSIGTFFKVDRAYLYCFSDDYSVMTNTHEWCRDGVPALIDTQQEVSIDSFHWWQEQIEGMVSGSRVVFIEDVDRLPREAAPERALLQEQGVSSMFCVPIRVRGRVTGFFGVDSLRRRTWRLDQADLLIIVSGLLSGALERNRLEEELLNQSIRDPLTGLHNRRYLMPRLDEMLGRSNRRGERFALAIFDIDHFKKINDSIGHLGGDYILQRFADILISQTRSMDVVARFGGEEFIVVFSAVEHGDVRQLVQRILEAVHEERFVFDDDEIPVTVSAGVAGIEEFVDRPASPDALIAGADHRLYLAKQAGRDCLVDVSGTLRI, encoded by the coding sequence ATGGCGTCAAGGTCCGGTAACGGGCAGCAAACTGCTTTGTCTGCCCGTTTTTTTCAGAAGCTGGCCTCAGGGGTTCCTGGAGTCCTCTTCGTATATTGGGTGAGTTCGGAAGGAGATTCCCACCGCTGTCCTTTTATCAGCGAACATGTGCAGTCGCTCTTTGGCATTGATCCCGCAGATCTGAGTGATAACGCGGATGCGATTTTCGCCATGATCCATCCGGAGGATGTTGATGCCGTTATGGCCAGTATCCGTGCCTCGGCAGACAGGTTGAATACCTGGAGCTATCGGGCCCGACTCAGGCTTGAGCATGGCGGTTACGAGTGGTTCGAGGTTAATGCGGAGCCCGAGCGCCAGCCTGATGGCGGCACGCTCTGGTACGGCCAATTCCACAACATCCAGCACTACAAGAACCTGGAGCAGAGCCTGCGCGAAAGTGAGGCGGAGTTTTCCTTCCAGGCCGGGTTCCAGCGACTGATTGCCCGTCTCTCCACCGAATTCATCAATCTGGGCTTTGGCACCATTGATCAGTGTATTGATGAACTTCTGAGATCCATCGGAACGTTTTTCAAGGTAGACAGGGCCTACCTGTACTGCTTTTCCGATGACTATTCCGTGATGACCAATACCCATGAGTGGTGCAGGGACGGTGTGCCCGCTCTGATCGACACACAGCAGGAGGTGTCGATCGACAGTTTTCACTGGTGGCAGGAACAGATCGAGGGGATGGTGAGTGGCAGCCGGGTGGTGTTTATTGAAGATGTCGACCGACTGCCCCGGGAAGCTGCTCCCGAGCGGGCACTGCTTCAGGAGCAGGGGGTGTCATCGATGTTCTGCGTGCCTATCCGGGTACGCGGACGGGTAACGGGCTTTTTCGGCGTTGACTCCCTTCGCCGAAGAACCTGGCGTCTGGACCAGGCCGACCTGTTGATTATTGTTTCCGGCCTGTTATCGGGTGCCCTGGAGCGCAACCGCCTGGAAGAAGAACTGCTGAACCAGTCCATTCGGGACCCGCTGACCGGCCTGCACAATCGCCGTTACCTGATGCCGAGGCTGGATGAAATGCTCGGCCGGAGCAACCGCCGGGGTGAGCGCTTCGCCCTGGCGATCTTCGACATCGATCACTTCAAAAAGATTAACGACTCCATCGGACACCTCGGCGGGGATTATATCTTGCAGCGGTTTGCCGACATTCTGATCAGCCAGACACGCTCCATGGATGTGGTTGCCCGCTTCGGCGGGGAAGAATTCATTGTTGTCTTCAGCGCTGTAGAGCACGGCGATGTACGACAGCTCGTCCAGCGAATTCTCGAAGCTGTGCATGAGGAGCGTTTTGTCTTTGATGACGATGAGATACCGGTGACCGTCAGCGCAGGTGTGGCCGGAATAGAGGAGTTCGTTGACCGCCCAGCCTCGCCGGACGCTCTCATTGCCGGGGCGGATCACAGGCTTTATCTGGCCAAGCAGGCAGGGCGGGACTGTCTTGTTGATGTATCAGGAACATTGCGCATATAA
- a CDS encoding SulP family inorganic anion transporter, translating to MNLKRYLPILDWAPTYGRDQATSDLVAAIIVTVMLIPQSLAYALLAGLPAQVGLYASILPLVIYAVFGTSRTLSVGPVAVASLMTAAALAPLAEAGTPEYVAGAVLLAVMSGLMLTLMGVLRLGFLANFLSHPVISGFITASGIVIAASQLKHIFGIQASGHNLLEIGQSLFQSIGDTNLATLSVGAGALLFLVLARKRLKPLLMAMGLAPRMADILTKTAPILAVLVTTLVAWQFQLDGQGVRLVGNVPQGLPEFTMPSLDMGLWQQLAVSALLISVVGFVESVSVGQTLAAKRRQRIDPDQELIGLGTANLGAGFSGGMPVTGGFSRSVVNFDAGAETPAAGAYAAVGIAMATLFLTPAIAYLPQATLAATIIVAVATLIDLPALGRTWRYSRTDFGAMLATIVLTLVHSVEAGIIAGVALSIGLFLYRTSRPHSAVVGRVPGTEHFRNVLRHDVELCPKVTFLRVDESLYFANARFLEETVMDLMIREPELKDLVLVCPAVNLVDASALESLEAINERMKDAGVRLHLAEVKGPVMDKLKGTELLSHLGGEVFLSTYEAWQRLTDLGKLEKQVA from the coding sequence ATGAATCTTAAACGTTATCTGCCGATTCTGGACTGGGCGCCAACATACGGCCGTGATCAGGCCACCAGTGACCTGGTGGCCGCGATCATCGTCACCGTCATGCTCATTCCCCAGTCGCTGGCCTATGCTCTGCTGGCCGGGTTGCCCGCCCAGGTGGGGCTGTACGCCAGTATCCTGCCCCTGGTGATTTACGCCGTCTTCGGCACCAGTCGGACCTTGTCCGTCGGGCCTGTGGCCGTGGCCTCGCTGATGACGGCGGCGGCCTTGGCACCGCTGGCCGAGGCAGGAACTCCGGAATACGTGGCCGGTGCCGTTCTGCTGGCCGTTATGTCGGGGTTGATGCTGACGCTGATGGGGGTGCTTCGGCTCGGGTTCCTGGCCAATTTTCTGAGTCATCCTGTGATTTCCGGCTTTATCACGGCCTCTGGAATTGTGATTGCGGCCAGCCAGTTGAAGCATATATTCGGAATTCAGGCCTCCGGCCATAACCTGTTGGAAATCGGTCAGTCACTGTTCCAGTCCATTGGCGATACCAACCTGGCGACCCTGTCTGTTGGCGCAGGGGCGCTGTTGTTTCTGGTGCTGGCCCGCAAACGCTTGAAGCCACTTCTTATGGCGATGGGCCTGGCCCCGAGAATGGCCGACATTCTGACCAAAACCGCGCCCATTCTGGCGGTTCTGGTGACCACCCTGGTGGCTTGGCAATTCCAGCTTGATGGCCAGGGCGTGCGACTGGTCGGGAATGTACCCCAGGGGCTCCCGGAGTTCACCATGCCGAGCCTGGACATGGGCTTGTGGCAGCAACTGGCGGTCAGCGCGTTGCTGATCAGCGTTGTCGGTTTCGTGGAGTCGGTGTCCGTGGGCCAGACTTTGGCGGCCAAACGGCGCCAGCGCATCGATCCTGACCAGGAGCTGATCGGCCTGGGTACTGCCAACCTGGGCGCCGGCTTTTCCGGGGGTATGCCGGTTACCGGTGGTTTCTCCCGTTCCGTCGTCAACTTTGATGCCGGGGCCGAGACTCCGGCCGCTGGCGCCTACGCCGCAGTCGGTATTGCCATGGCGACGCTGTTTCTGACACCGGCCATCGCCTATCTGCCCCAGGCGACGCTCGCCGCCACCATTATTGTTGCGGTGGCTACACTGATTGATCTTCCGGCTCTGGGTCGAACCTGGCGCTATTCCCGCACCGACTTTGGGGCCATGCTCGCAACCATCGTGCTGACCCTGGTGCACAGTGTCGAGGCCGGTATTATCGCCGGGGTGGCGCTGTCCATCGGGCTGTTCCTGTATCGAACCAGTCGGCCCCACAGTGCGGTTGTTGGCCGTGTGCCCGGCACCGAGCATTTCCGCAATGTGCTTCGCCACGATGTTGAACTGTGCCCGAAGGTGACCTTCCTCCGTGTAGATGAGAGCCTGTACTTTGCCAATGCCCGGTTTCTCGAGGAAACCGTGATGGATCTGATGATCCGGGAGCCAGAGCTCAAGGACCTGGTGCTGGTGTGTCCGGCAGTGAACCTGGTGGATGCCTCTGCGCTCGAAAGTCTGGAGGCCATCAACGAGCGTATGAAAGATGCAGGGGTCAGATTGCATCTGGCGGAAGTGAAAGGCCCGGTAATGGACAAGTTGAAAGGGACTGAACTGCTTTCCCACCTGGGTGGCGAGGTTTTCCTGAGTACTTATGAAGCCTGGCAGCGCCTGACCGACCTCGGCAAACTCGAAAAACAGGTCGCCTGA
- a CDS encoding sensor histidine kinase produces MEWLTHSQTGFQQTARYLLGMRLTIVALQLISIAVAETMVTLAHRAEAVILLMAYGVLATLAWLWFTRRPPRSTRVVSLVLIVDLLMIGAWLYLTGGYTNPLVSLLLLPIAVAIVLVPMGQSIAVTVAGVAVYTSLVIWHTPVTHEHHSANLAQLHLVGMWVTFATTAAILLLVVGALARRLRQQQAQLAQIRETRLRDEQIIALGLSAAAVAHRLGTPLNTMTLLVDEMKSAVPGGAPMADDLALMESQLGLCSAHLQQLSRAAVEAKTAQLETLAARDWVARLRESATLLWPGAPIQWRQPVPDSPVAVDATLDQAVLNVLANAVTASPSWVAVSARESADGLMELVVEDHGDGLESTPEGTLGERVVSSENGLGVGLFLSNATIQRLGGNLKARGSAEGTTVIIELPIASATNSPWGEQA; encoded by the coding sequence ATGGAATGGCTGACCCACTCACAGACCGGATTTCAACAAACTGCCCGCTATCTGCTGGGCATGCGTTTGACTATTGTTGCGCTGCAGCTGATTTCGATCGCCGTGGCAGAAACCATGGTCACGCTGGCCCATCGTGCCGAAGCGGTTATCCTGCTAATGGCATACGGCGTTCTGGCAACCCTGGCCTGGCTCTGGTTTACCCGACGCCCGCCCCGCTCGACCCGGGTCGTCAGCCTGGTGCTCATCGTCGATCTGCTGATGATCGGAGCTTGGCTTTACCTGACGGGCGGCTACACCAATCCTCTGGTCTCCCTGCTGTTGTTGCCCATCGCCGTTGCCATTGTGCTGGTGCCAATGGGCCAGAGTATTGCCGTCACCGTTGCCGGGGTGGCGGTCTATACCTCACTGGTGATCTGGCATACGCCGGTGACCCATGAACATCACAGCGCCAACCTCGCCCAGTTGCACCTGGTAGGCATGTGGGTCACCTTCGCCACAACCGCCGCCATCCTGCTACTGGTTGTCGGCGCTCTCGCCCGACGTTTGCGCCAGCAACAGGCCCAGCTTGCGCAGATACGCGAGACACGGCTTCGGGATGAGCAGATCATCGCCCTGGGGCTTTCCGCCGCGGCCGTCGCCCATCGCCTGGGCACACCGCTGAACACCATGACGTTGTTGGTGGACGAAATGAAATCCGCCGTTCCGGGGGGTGCGCCAATGGCAGACGATCTTGCGCTGATGGAGAGTCAACTGGGTCTTTGCAGTGCCCACCTGCAACAATTGTCGAGGGCTGCCGTTGAGGCCAAGACCGCGCAACTGGAAACCCTGGCCGCCCGGGACTGGGTCGCACGCCTTCGGGAATCAGCCACTCTCCTCTGGCCGGGTGCCCCCATTCAATGGCGACAGCCGGTACCGGACTCCCCGGTTGCCGTGGACGCCACCCTCGATCAGGCCGTGCTCAATGTGTTGGCCAACGCGGTGACAGCCAGCCCGTCCTGGGTCGCCGTGTCCGCCCGGGAAAGTGCCGACGGCCTGATGGAACTGGTTGTCGAGGACCACGGCGACGGTCTGGAATCCACCCCGGAAGGTACGCTCGGGGAGAGGGTGGTCAGTTCAGAGAACGGGCTGGGAGTTGGCCTTTTCCTCTCCAACGCTACCATCCAGCGTCTTGGCGGTAACCTGAAAGCCCGCGGCAGCGCCGAAGGCACCACCGTCATCATTGAGCTGCCAATAGCGTCAGCGACCAACAGCCCATGGGGAGAACAGGCGTGA
- a CDS encoding MBL fold metallo-hydrolase, translating into MSNPIVQHFFDEPTNTFSYVVRDPDSQACAILDSVLDFDYAAGKTDVRSADEIIEYIRSNDLKVEWILETHVHADHLSAAPYLHEKLGGKTGIGAHIRDVQEIFGKAFNAGTEFQRDGSQFDKLFKEGDTFAIGGLEGRVLHTPGHTPACLTYVIGDAAFVGDTLFMPDFGTARCDFPGGDARTLYQSIQKVLSLPAETRIFLCHDYKAPGRDEYQHMTTVAEQRAANIHVHEGVSEEEFVKMRTERDATLDMPRLILPSVQVNMRAGHMPPAEDNGQVYLKVPVNLF; encoded by the coding sequence ATGAGCAACCCGATCGTTCAGCATTTTTTTGATGAACCCACCAATACGTTCAGTTACGTGGTGCGTGACCCGGACAGCCAGGCCTGCGCCATTCTCGATTCGGTCCTGGATTTTGATTACGCCGCGGGCAAAACCGATGTGCGTTCTGCCGATGAAATTATCGAGTACATCCGCAGCAACGATCTGAAGGTCGAGTGGATCCTGGAAACCCACGTCCACGCGGATCACCTGTCTGCCGCGCCCTACCTGCATGAGAAGCTGGGTGGCAAGACCGGCATTGGTGCGCACATTCGCGACGTACAGGAAATTTTCGGCAAGGCGTTCAATGCCGGTACCGAATTCCAGCGCGACGGAAGCCAGTTCGACAAGCTGTTCAAAGAGGGCGACACTTTTGCTATTGGCGGTCTGGAAGGACGCGTTCTGCATACGCCGGGGCATACCCCTGCCTGTCTCACTTATGTGATTGGCGATGCGGCTTTCGTCGGGGACACCCTGTTCATGCCGGACTTTGGCACAGCTCGCTGCGATTTCCCCGGTGGCGATGCCCGCACCCTGTACCAGTCCATCCAGAAGGTGCTGTCCCTGCCTGCGGAAACCCGAATTTTCCTGTGCCACGATTACAAGGCGCCCGGCCGCGATGAGTACCAGCACATGACCACCGTTGCGGAGCAGCGGGCAGCAAACATTCACGTCCACGAAGGTGTTTCCGAGGAAGAGTTCGTGAAAATGCGCACCGAGCGGGATGCAACCCTGGATATGCCGCGGCTGATTCTGCCGTCCGTTCAGGTGAACATGCGGGCAGGCCACATGCCGCCGGCCGAGGACAATGGCCAGGTTTACCTGAAAGTACCGGTTAACCTGTTCTGA
- a CDS encoding GGDEF and EAL domain-containing protein translates to MPRSPTTIAPPADIDPNRLAMIASVTPNFLVMLDDAGRIEWVNPSFEEHTGYQLEEVRGRLPKEVLYGPDTDPDTIKRINQKLHKAEVIEEDILHYTRAGEPYWVHIYCVPIGNEQGVAPGFIAIQNNISDRKHGERGLRIAASVFDRSHEAILITDQSNRILDVNPAFSRITGYSRQEVLGLNPAILSSGRHSGEYYRSMWRTIEKTDHWRGEIWNRRKNGEEYVELLSISRVHLEEPGQYYHVAAFSDITALKNHARELDRAANYDDLTGLPNRQLLEERLRTARNHADRQHRTVSVCYLDLDGFKAINDKWGHLAGDQALRTLAERLTRALRSGDTVARIGGDEFVLLLQGDDNHDAVYQRILATVGDPVAVGDQNVTLTASLGITRYPEDGSEAEGLIRHADQAMYSAKEKGRNQYHFFDPGLDEHRRNRRNQLMELTRALENEEFELFFQPQIRVTDCQLFGFEALIRWNHPQKGLVSPGEFLPIVENSHLEVPLGQWVLKEAIHQMNTWKEAGEDLAVSINISAPHLMDRSFADYLESYLQSHPEIAPGQITLEVLESTALEDTQRASNVLAHCQSLGLQVALDDFGTGFSSLTYLRTLPVDIIKIDQSFVRNMLEDASDHAIVESVIFLAQRFAHPVLAEGVETMEHARALRRMGCNFVQGYGIARPMPSGEVLDWTRHWRAQAESGKSGDLLNPVVARGEGRQGG, encoded by the coding sequence ATGCCCAGATCCCCCACCACGATTGCACCGCCCGCAGACATCGACCCCAATCGCCTGGCAATGATTGCGTCGGTCACACCCAATTTTCTGGTGATGCTGGATGATGCCGGTCGCATTGAATGGGTAAACCCAAGTTTTGAGGAGCACACGGGGTATCAGCTTGAGGAGGTGCGCGGACGTCTGCCAAAGGAAGTGCTGTACGGGCCGGACACAGACCCTGACACCATCAAACGCATCAACCAGAAGCTGCACAAGGCCGAGGTCATTGAGGAAGACATCCTCCATTACACCCGGGCCGGCGAGCCTTACTGGGTGCATATCTATTGCGTTCCAATCGGTAACGAACAGGGCGTCGCACCCGGCTTTATCGCCATTCAGAACAATATCTCGGACCGGAAGCACGGCGAACGGGGCCTGCGCATCGCGGCCAGCGTGTTCGATCGCAGCCACGAAGCCATCCTGATCACCGACCAGTCCAATCGGATCCTGGATGTGAATCCCGCGTTTTCACGGATCACCGGCTACAGCCGGCAGGAAGTTCTGGGACTGAACCCGGCGATCCTCAGCTCTGGCCGCCACTCCGGTGAGTACTACCGCTCCATGTGGCGCACCATCGAGAAAACCGACCACTGGCGGGGCGAAATCTGGAACCGGCGGAAAAACGGTGAAGAGTATGTTGAACTGCTTTCCATCAGCCGTGTCCATCTGGAGGAACCGGGGCAGTATTACCACGTGGCAGCGTTCTCTGATATCACGGCGCTCAAGAACCATGCGCGTGAGCTGGACCGGGCAGCCAACTACGACGACCTGACCGGCCTGCCCAACCGCCAGTTGCTGGAAGAGCGCCTGCGCACGGCCCGTAATCACGCCGACCGGCAACATCGTACCGTGTCCGTGTGCTATCTGGACCTGGATGGCTTCAAGGCTATCAATGACAAATGGGGCCATCTGGCGGGCGACCAGGCCCTCAGAACCCTCGCCGAGCGACTGACCCGTGCTCTGAGGAGCGGCGACACCGTGGCTCGCATCGGTGGCGACGAATTCGTCCTCCTGCTGCAGGGCGACGACAACCACGATGCGGTGTACCAGCGGATCCTGGCCACTGTAGGCGACCCCGTCGCCGTGGGCGATCAAAACGTCACCCTCACCGCCAGTCTTGGCATCACCCGCTACCCGGAAGACGGATCAGAGGCGGAAGGCCTTATTCGTCACGCCGACCAGGCCATGTATTCCGCCAAGGAAAAAGGCCGCAACCAGTATCACTTTTTCGATCCCGGTCTGGATGAGCACCGCCGGAACCGACGCAACCAGTTGATGGAACTCACACGTGCTCTGGAAAACGAGGAGTTCGAACTGTTTTTCCAGCCCCAGATCCGCGTGACCGATTGCCAGCTGTTCGGTTTCGAGGCGCTGATCCGCTGGAATCATCCCCAGAAAGGGCTTGTCTCACCGGGCGAGTTTCTGCCGATTGTCGAGAACAGTCATCTGGAAGTACCACTGGGACAGTGGGTACTGAAAGAAGCGATTCACCAGATGAACACCTGGAAAGAGGCTGGCGAGGATCTGGCGGTCAGCATCAACATCAGCGCTCCACACCTGATGGACCGCTCCTTTGCCGACTATCTTGAGAGTTATCTGCAAAGCCATCCCGAGATAGCACCCGGCCAGATCACCCTAGAGGTTCTGGAATCAACCGCCCTGGAGGATACCCAACGGGCCAGCAATGTTCTGGCGCATTGCCAGAGCCTTGGCCTTCAGGTGGCGCTGGACGATTTTGGCACCGGCTTCTCATCGCTGACCTATTTGCGCACCCTGCCGGTGGACATCATCAAGATCGACCAGAGCTTTGTTCGGAATATGCTTGAGGATGCCAGCGACCACGCCATTGTGGAGAGCGTGATCTTCCTCGCCCAGCGGTTCGCCCACCCGGTTCTGGCCGAGGGCGTGGAAACCATGGAGCATGCCCGGGCACTGCGCCGGATGGGCTGCAATTTCGTTCAGGGTTACGGCATTGCCCGCCCCATGCCTTCCGGTGAAGTGCTGGACTGGACCCGTCACTGGCGGGCACAGGCAGAGTCCGGCAAGAGCGGTGACTTGCTCAATCCCGTTGTGGCCCGGGGCGAGGGGCGCCAAGGCGGATAA
- a CDS encoding energy-coupling factor ABC transporter permease: protein MGMTENLLSTSQWIITFLLFLVILVRALRSIDWQAFRKDNALQHSFFGAAVVLGFVWQLRAGISPGLAIHVFGITVITLMLGWALAVLAGLMALVITVITGREPLIMFAANGLITVMVPAIVSHGIMLWERRRDFRNFFAYIFFCGFFGAGISVAAAGTVMCLMLWTSGVYTFDELVHEYIRYLPLFTIPEGFVNGTFVTGLMVFHPDRLTTLDQRRYR from the coding sequence ATGGGCATGACTGAAAACCTGCTATCCACCAGCCAGTGGATCATTACGTTTCTGCTCTTTCTGGTGATTCTGGTCCGGGCGCTGCGCTCGATTGACTGGCAGGCCTTTCGCAAGGACAACGCACTCCAGCACTCGTTCTTCGGTGCTGCCGTGGTGCTGGGTTTTGTCTGGCAGTTGCGGGCCGGCATTTCACCCGGCCTGGCCATACACGTTTTTGGTATCACGGTGATCACGCTGATGCTGGGGTGGGCCCTGGCAGTGCTGGCGGGCCTTATGGCACTGGTGATCACGGTCATCACCGGCCGCGAGCCGCTGATCATGTTTGCCGCCAACGGGCTGATCACGGTGATGGTGCCTGCCATTGTCAGCCACGGCATCATGCTGTGGGAGCGCCGACGGGATTTCCGGAACTTCTTCGCCTACATCTTCTTCTGCGGGTTCTTCGGTGCGGGTATTTCTGTAGCGGCGGCCGGCACGGTCATGTGCCTGATGCTCTGGACCAGCGGCGTCTACACGTTTGATGAACTCGTACACGAGTACATCCGTTACCTGCCACTGTTCACGATTCCTGAGGGGTTTGTGAACGGCACCTTTGTAACCGGCCTGATGGTGTTTCATCCCGACCGGCTGACCACGCTGGATCAGAGACGGTATCGCTAG